TGATTGTCTACACTTGTATAAATAATGCGTCATATTTTTGTATTGAACTTTCCTTTCCAGATTAATTTAGTCCCTTTAAAGGTGTTTACAGACCATGGACCCCCTGTACAGCCTCCAAGATCTTGCACGCTGCATCCTTTGTGAAACGTCTGAGACCACCATGTACtgtaaaatttgtcatatacatTTGTGTAAAGACTGTGTAGAGAAACATTCATCCGATTCTTCCAAAGTTCATAAGGTGGTGccatttaaacaatatttaaccacTCTGGACTATCCAAAGTGTAAGAAACACCCCATTAAACGATGTAAACTccactgtgaacaatgtgacattcctatttgtgtaCAATGTGTTTCttctgaaaaacatttttggcaTAAACAAAttgagattttgaaaaaaatagaaagCAAGAAAAAAGATCTACAGAGAGAATTGCAagaattagaaaaaatcatttatccTATATATAAAGAAATTGCATCTAATATCCCAGTGCAGAAGGCTGATCTGAGTAAAAACTCCCGGAAATTGACAACAGCAATTGACAAACAAGGAGAAgtctggcacagagaaatagacaccattatCACAAACCTGAAATATAACGCGGAGTATATGGAATCCAAACATCTTGTCGTCCTGAataaacaggaagatgaaatcacacGCACCATTTTTGAAATCACACAGAACATTGCTGAACTGAAGAAGATGCTAAACTCCAAAGATGTGTGCCTTGTCTCTGAATACAAATCCAGGAACACTAAATTCAGAAGACtgcctcctaaactcaaagTGTCCTTACCAAACTTTCAGCctaaaaaaatcatcacaaaTCAGCTTACTGAACtttttggttctctgtcagcattATCTTTTACAGCAGAGGAACAAGACTACAGCATGCCTCCCAAAGAAAACGAGTCCGCTCCTTCAGATTGGTCATTTATGAATGAACCCAAGGTCATCACAGCTATAGACACATTGTATGACAATCTTTACGATGTGACGTATCTAAATGATACAGAGATCTGGACGCGTGGTAGTGACAATATGATGAAACTCTACAAACTCTGTGGGGAGCAAGTGAAATCCATCAAAACTAAGTCATGGAACGTACCACGAGATATAGCAGTTACGAGGAGTGGGGATCTCGTTTATACTGATAAGaatgatagaactgtgaatATAGTGAAGAACACACAT
This is a stretch of genomic DNA from Crassostrea angulata isolate pt1a10 chromosome 4, ASM2561291v2, whole genome shotgun sequence. It encodes these proteins:
- the LOC128179450 gene encoding zinc finger protein RFP-like, with amino-acid sequence MDPLYSLQDLARCILCETSETTMYCKICHIHLCKDCVEKHSSDSSKVHKVVPFKQYLTTLDYPKCKKHPIKRCKLHCEQCDIPICVQCVSSEKHFWHKQIEILKKIESKKKDLQRELQELEKIIYPIYKEIASNIPVQKADLSKNSRKLTTAIDKQGEVWHREIDTIITNLKYNAEYMESKHLVVLNKQEDEITRTIFEITQNIAELKKMLNSKDVCLVSEYKSRNTKFRRLPPKLKVSLPNFQPKKIITNQLTELFGSLSALSFTAEEQDYSMPPKENESAPSDWSFMNEPKVITAIDTLYDNLYDVTYLNDTEIWTRGSDNMMKLYKLCGEQVKSIKTKSWNVPRDIAVTRSGDLVYTDKNDRTVNIVKNTHIQTVITLQRWRPRSVCFTSSGEFLVVMDSDNNVQTKVVRYSGSKEKQSIQFDDKRKALYSSGGLFNTKFISENRNLDICVSDWGASAVVVVSKAGKLMFTYTGPPSTTKKSFGPLGITTDSQGRILTTDYWNNCIHILGQEGQFLRFIDNCDLVEPCGLCVDSRDNLFVAEYNTGKIKKIRYYM